A window of Diospyros lotus cultivar Yz01 chromosome 14, ASM1463336v1, whole genome shotgun sequence contains these coding sequences:
- the LOC127790049 gene encoding uncharacterized protein LOC127790049 isoform X1, with product MVFYFKARPEAGDYTIFMGLDKYENEELIKYGFPEDIWFHVDKMSSAHVYVRLHKGQTMDDISEGLLEDCAQLVKANSIQGNKVNNVDVVYTPWQNLKKTASMDVGQVGFHNPKMVRTVRVEKRINEIVNRLNRTKVERKPDLKAEREAVNAAERAERKQQLRDKKRHEEMERLERERQAELRSYKNLMVAEKMTSNKEIASTAKSLQELEEDFM from the exons ATGGTGTTCTACTTCAAGGCCCGACCGGAGGCCGGTGATTACACCATCTTCATGGGCCTCGACAAGTACGAGAACGAAGAGCTCATCAAATATGGTTTCCCCGAAGACATTTG GTTTCATGTGGATAAGATGTCTTCGGCCCATGTTTATGTGAGACTGCACAAGGGTCAGACAATGGATGATATATCCGAAGGCCTACTGGAAGATTGTGCTCAACTTGTCAAAGCAAACTCCATTCAAG GAAACAAGGTGAATAATGTTGATGTTGTTTACACACCCTGGCAAAATTTGAAGAAGACTGCTTCCATGGATGTTGGCCAAGTTGGTTTCCACAATCCAAAGATG GTACGCACCGTGAGAGTAGAGAAGCGGATAAATGAAATTGTTAACAGGTTGAACCGTACAAAAGTAGAAAGGAAACCAGACCTGAAAG CTGAGAGAGAAGCAGTTAATGCAGCAGAAAGAGCAGAGAGAAAACAACAGTTGAGAGATAAA AAACGACATGAGGAGATGGAGAGACTTGAAAGAGAGAGACAAGCGGAGCTAAGGAGCTACAAGAATTTAATGGTAGCTGAAAAGATGACATCCAACAAAGAGATAGCATCAACTGCCAAATCCTTGCAAGAGCTGGAAGAGGACTTCATGTAA
- the LOC127790049 gene encoding uncharacterized protein LOC127790049 isoform X2 encodes MVFYFKARPEAGDYTIFMGLDKYENEELIKYGFPEDIWFHVDKMSSAHVYVRLHKGQTMDDISEGLLEDCAQLVKANSIQGNKVNNVDVVYTPWQNLKKTASMDVGQVGFHNPKMVRTVRVEKRINEIVNRLNRTKVERKPDLKAEREAVNAAERAERKQQLRDKEWYFPKALLL; translated from the exons ATGGTGTTCTACTTCAAGGCCCGACCGGAGGCCGGTGATTACACCATCTTCATGGGCCTCGACAAGTACGAGAACGAAGAGCTCATCAAATATGGTTTCCCCGAAGACATTTG GTTTCATGTGGATAAGATGTCTTCGGCCCATGTTTATGTGAGACTGCACAAGGGTCAGACAATGGATGATATATCCGAAGGCCTACTGGAAGATTGTGCTCAACTTGTCAAAGCAAACTCCATTCAAG GAAACAAGGTGAATAATGTTGATGTTGTTTACACACCCTGGCAAAATTTGAAGAAGACTGCTTCCATGGATGTTGGCCAAGTTGGTTTCCACAATCCAAAGATG GTACGCACCGTGAGAGTAGAGAAGCGGATAAATGAAATTGTTAACAGGTTGAACCGTACAAAAGTAGAAAGGAAACCAGACCTGAAAG CTGAGAGAGAAGCAGTTAATGCAGCAGAAAGAGCAGAGAGAAAACAACAGTTGAGAGATAAA GAATGGTATTTTCCAAAAGCTTTGTTGCTATGA
- the LOC127790786 gene encoding zinc finger protein VAR3, chloroplastic — MRGASRLIMLLTTPFPLLLHHRHRPSLLRLARHSVSLLAPLSHSPRRFTSRPQLTSLKASHQIHTQPSSILPDDHFGFAAGPPVPSHPWSKFVDSLSRSGYQGTESIGVEDEFVAYEELPEDFVRAASACLAFARNRPDLLGLLSRRDIEVIVENGTPFLFKASLDIARRMRAFLGIGEGNVLQSDQAHTIDLMKYLLSYASNTAVSSERGSIFIGEPVESSVRNLLSELATLSHGFQSSEPSSSVQYHIPHGYEQTTRPLGQKIIMKRGDWKCPRCNFVNFARNNKCLECEEARPKRQLTGGEWECPQCDFFNYGRNTVCLRCDCKRPGEATFQTAKSSLNLGYGNATHADKSGINSRLAANEEKAQRWFSKISQMDSTSDISSAATDEDFPEIMPLRKGVNRFVVSTRKTPLERRLSSSQNQRNLDNNGSLGTDNFQSKGANTMVRRTLDEILGNASAIPDSDKKNIANGQNAGTRTSPPISNSASVPFVPLPNDMFTKSPQNSKMDSAKVVSKSNEFTSSKSSEQTYDVSISTDSKESVESLQSAEMPLDLSESQGKEKQQTEKSERWFQKLAELHDAKDLSAISDEDFPEIMPMRKGENRFVVSKKKDRSLTSPMYKRRMAMEQGGNTNFVPFVPFPPDYFAKKNNQQPNETDLKVNATGETCSSSQHDNSPNRSGVSDVNRVQTFENLQVHTDELNLKSSSEASSERKDGTTWGSPPITGNSPHNSSGSQTSNNDAWSNKYSGKDSTVESANSSGFSSKQPENQNARDGWNGKSLEGSAVQEPDPLDMSEEAKAQRFFRRVAQIKDISELSQIPDEDFPSIMPMRKGVNRFVVSKRKTPMERRLTSPQYRRNLPIVRSDPVKKENENS, encoded by the exons ATGCGCGGCGCTTCGAGGCTAATTATGCTTCTCACTACCCCTTTCCCTCTCCTTCTCCACCACCGCCACCGTCCCTCCCTCCTCCGCCTTGCTCGCCACTCAGTATCTCTCCTCGCTCCTCTCTCGCACTCCCCGCGCCGCTTCACTTCTCGTCCGCAATTGACCTCGCTCAAAGCCTCCCACCAGATTCACACCCAACCGAGCTCCATCCTGCCCGACGACCACTTCGGCTTCGCCGCCGGCCCTCCGGTCCCTTCGCATCCGTGGTCCAAGTTCGTTGACAGCCTCTCAAGGAGTGGTTATCAAGGAACAGAATCAATTGGCGTGGAGGACGAGTTTGTAGCTTACGAGGAATTGCCGGAGGATTTTGTTCGTGCCGCGAGTGCTTGTTTGGCTTTTGCTCGCAACCGTCCGGATCTTTTGGG GTTGCTTTCAAGAAGAGATATTGAGGTTATTGTGGAAAATGGAACACCATTTCTTTTCAAAGCTTCTCTGGATATTGCCAGGAGGATGAGGGCATTTCTTGGTATTGGTGAAGGCAAT gtTTTGCAATCTGATCAAGCACACACAATTGATCTGATGAAGTATTTGTTGAGCTATGCTAGCAACACTGCTGTTTCTTCAGAAAGAGGGAGCATTTTCATAGGAGAGCCTGTTGAATCATCTGTCAGAAACCTGCTAAGTGAGTTGGCTACCCTGAGCCATGGATTTCAGTCATCGGAGCCTTCTTCCTCAGTGCAATATCATATCCCTCATGGGTATGAACAAACAACAAGGCCTCTTGGGCAGAAAATTATAATGAAGAGAGGTGACTGGAAATGCCCAAG GTGCAATTTTGTGAACTTTGCAAGGAACAACAAATGCCTTGAATGTGAGGAGGCAAGACCAAAGAGACAGTTAACTGGTGGGGAGTGGGAGTGCCCTCA ATGTGATTTCTTCAATTATGGGAGAAACACAGTATGCTTAAGGTGTGATTGCAAGCGACCTGGAGAGGCAACATTTCAAACTGCTAAATCCAGCTTGAATCTAGGATACGGTAATGCAACCCATGCTGATAAATCTGGCATTAATAGTAGATTGGCTGCCAATGAAGAGAAGGCACAACGCTGGTTTAGCAAGATTTCTCAGATGGACAGCACCTCTGATATAAGCAGTGCTGCCACTGATGAAGATTTTCCTGAAATCATGCCATTGAGGAAAGGGGTAAACAGATTTGTTGTAAGCACCAGAAAGACGCCACTGGAGCGGAGGCTGTCTAGTTctcaaaatcaaagaaacttAGATAATAATGGTTCTCTAGGGACTGACAACTTTCAATCTAAGGGTGCTAACACGATGGTCCGCCGCACTTTGGATGAGATTCTTGGTAATGCATCTGCCATTCCGGACTCAGACAAGAAGAATATTGCCAATGGACAAAATGCTGGAACACGGACCTCTCCTCCAATTTCTAACTCAGCTTCTGTACCCTTTGTGCCATTACCTAATGACATGTTTACTAAAAGTCCTCAGAACTCAAAGATGGACAGTGCGAAGGTAGTTTCAAAAAGTAATGAATTTACCTCTTCAAAATCTAGTGAGCAAACATATGATGTTTCCATCAGCACTGACTCTAAAGAGTCAGTAGAGAGTTTGCAGTCAGCTGAAATGCCATTAGATCTGTCTGAGAGCCAGGGCAAGGAGAAACAACAAACTGAAAAGTCAGAGAGATGGTTTCAGAAGTTGGCAGAGCTGCATGATGCCAAGGACTTGAGTGCGATTTCAGATGAGGACTTCCCAGAGATTATGCCAATGCGTAAAGGAGAAAATCGTTTTGTGGTCAGCAAGAAAAAAGACCGTTCTTTGACTTCTCCAATGTACAAAAGGAGGATGGCCATGGAGCAGGGAGGCAACACTAATTTCGTCCCCTTTGTTCCGTTCCCACCTGACTACTTTGCTAAAAAGAACAATCAGCAACCAAATGAGACAGATTTGAAGGTTAATGCTACTGGTGAAACTTGTAGTTCTTCGCAACATGATAATAGTCCTAATAGATCTGGGGTATCTGATGTAAATCGTGTGCAAACATTTGAAAATCTTCAAGTCCATACAgatgaattgaatttgaaatcttccAGCGAGGCCTCAAGTGAGAGAAAGGATGGCACTACTTGGGGGTCACCACCAATTACTGGAAACTCACCCCATAATTCCTCGGGTTCTCAGACCTCCAATAATGATGCCTGGAGCAACAAGTATTCTGGGAAAGACAGTACAGTTGAGAGCGCAAATTCATCTGGGTTTTCATCCAAGCAGCCTGAAAATCAGAATGCTAGGgatggatggaatggaaagaGCTTGGAGGGCTCTGCAGTACAAGAACCTGATCCTTTGGACATGTCGGAAGAAGCCAAGGCACAAAGGTTTTTCCGGCGCGTCGCTCAGATTAAGGATATCTCTGAACTGAGCCAAATCCCTGATGAAGACTTCCCTTCAATAATGCCTATGCGGAAAGGGGTAAACAGGTTTGTGGTGAGCAAAAGGAAGACACCCATGGAGAGAAGATTGACGTCTCCTCAGTACAGGAGGAATCTTCCGATTGTGAGATCGGACCcagtgaagaaagaaaatgagaatagctga